In a genomic window of Gossypium arboreum isolate Shixiya-1 chromosome 9, ASM2569848v2, whole genome shotgun sequence:
- the LOC108454240 gene encoding inactive TPR repeat-containing thioredoxin TTL3-like encodes MSGRQSFDSRTTRHRHSLSFASTDHTEMNKPDFKQLDLLASPVSPLLPTRLSANNNGSTSALTTTSGNSSTSSAGSVSSKNSTHFSGEFSDKTTSIPGSVSTNRNLRPGHRRSVSAGPPLIYSGSSFSGATSSSSSSSSSSSPVCSIPTTTNILPSGNICPSGKILKTMGLRTSNKTDTLGAGKGNYGHGSIIRGGGGAKLGTTADPEEMKKAGNEMYKRGNFLEALALYDKAISISPENAAYRSNRSAALAAVGRLGEAVKECEEAVRLDPGYGRAHQRLSSLYLRLGFPDNVRRHLCFPGQQSDPAELLKLQLLENHINRCADARKIGDWKTVIREIDAAIAVGADSSPQLIACKAEAFLKLHQIDDSDSCLSNISNLEKYTPSSQIRYFGMVAEAYALFVQAQVEMALGRFENAVSAAEKARRIDYNNVEIAVVLNNVKMVARARSQGNDFFNAGRYAEACSAYGEGLKYDSSNSVLYCNRAVCWSKLGLWEKSVEDCNQALRIQPNYLKALLRRAASNAKLGRWPDAVRDYELLRKELPGDNEVAESLHNAQVALKKSRGMDVLNMKISGEVEEISSLERFKTAISTPGVSVVHFKVATSEQCEEISPFVNLLCVRYPSIRFYKVDVEESIAVGKAESIRMVPTFKIYKNGNKVKEMISPTHQFLEDSLRNYIL; translated from the exons ATGTCTGGACGACAAAGCTTTGATTCCCGAACCACTCGCCACCGTCACTCACTCAGTTTTGCATCTACCGACCACACTGAAATGAACAAACCTGACTTCAAACAACTCGATCTGTTGGCTTCACCTGTTTCACCATTGCTCCCTACCCGTCTCTCTGCCAACAACAATGGAAGTACTTCAGCCCTCACTACAACATCTGGTAATAGCTCTACCTCATCCGCCGGTTCCGTTTCCAGCAAAAACAGTACCCATTTCTCAGGGGAGTTTTCGGACAAAACTACATCTATACCCGGATCTGTCTCAACAAACCGGAATCTTAGGCCCGGTCATAGGAGATCCGTCTCTGCTGGGCCTCCTTTAATCTACTCTGGTTCAAGCTTCAGTGGAGCAAcctcatcatcttcttcttcttcttcttcatcctcTCCTGTTTGTTCTATCCCAACCACGACAAATATTTTACCCAGTGGTAACATTTGCCCGTCTGGGAAAATCCTAAAAACCATGGGCTTACGTACCTCTAACAAGACCGATACGCTTGGTGCTGGCAAAGGAAACTATGGACATGGCAGCATAATTCGCGGTGGTGGCGGTGCTAAATTGGGGACTACTGCTGATCCTGAAGAAATGAAGAAAGCTGGTAATGAGatgtataaaagaggaaatttTTTGGAagcattggcattgtatgataaaGCAATATCTATTTCACCGGAAAATGCTGCTTACCGAAGTAACAGGTCAGCAGCGTTGGCGGCGGTGGGAAGGTTGGGAGAAGCCGTCAAGGAGTGTGAGGAGGCTGTTAGATTGGACCCTGGTTATGGCAGAGCTCATCAGAGGTTGTCTTCCCTTTATCTTAG GTTAGGTTTTCCTGATAATGTTAGACGCCACCTATGTTTTCCAGGGCAACAATCAGATCCAGCTGAGTTACTTAAGTTGCAGTTGTTGGAAAATCATATTAATCGATGCGCAGATGCTCGAAAGATTGGTGATTGGAAGACTGTAATAAGGGAAATTGATGCAGCAATAGCTGTTGGTGCAGACTCGTCTCCCCAG CTCATTGCTTGTAAAGCAGAAGCCTTTTTGAAGCTCCACCAaattgatgactcggattcctgCTTATCGAACATTTCGAACTTGGAGAAATATACTCCCTCTTCACAGATTAGGTACTTTGGCATGGTGGCTGAAGCTTATGCCCTTTTTGTTCAAGCTCAAGTTGAGATGGCATTGGGAAG ATTTGAGAATGCAGTTTCTGCAGCAGAGAAGGCTAGACGTATTGATTACAACAATGTTGAAATTGCAGTGGTATTAAATAATGTGAAAATGGTAGCAAGAGCACGGTCACAAGGCAATGACTTTTTCAATGCCGGAAGATATGCTGAAGCCTGCTCTGCTTATGGGGAAGGGCTCAAATATGATAGCTCGAACTCTGTTCTATACTGCAATAGAGCAGTTTGTTGGTCTAAGCTTGGACTCTGGGAAAAATCTGTAGAGGACTGCAACCAGGCTCTTAGGATCCAACCAAATTACCTAAAAGCCTTACTTCGAAGGGCTGCCTCGAACGCAAAG CTTGGACGGTGGCCAGATGCTGTGAGAGATTATGAGCTCTTGAGAAAGGAACTTCCTGGAGATAATGAAGTGGCTGAGTCTCTGCATAATGCACAGGTTGCACTGAAGAAATCCCGTGGAATGGATGTTCTTAACATGAAAATCAGCGGTGAAGTAGAAGAAATTTCTAGCCTAGAGAGATTCAAAACTGCAATATCGACACCAG GGGTATCAGTGGTCCACTTTAAAGTGGCAACCAGTGAACAATGTGAAGAAATATCCCCATTCGTAAATTTGCTTTGTGTTCGGTATCCATCTATACGTTTTTACAAG GTGGATGTAGAGGAAAGCATAGCAGTGGGAAAAGCAGAGAGTATAAGAATGGTCCCTACTTTTAAGATTTATAAGAATGGAAACAAAGTGAAGGAGATGATCAGCCCTACCCATCAGTTCCTGGAGGACTCATTGAGGAACTATATTCTATAG
- the LOC128280736 gene encoding uncharacterized protein LOC128280736, which yields MTGDDALSQAMLRILEMVARPNARSGGRGSVMEQLRSNRAELFRGVTGVTPNVAEYWMEATKRIIDDLDFTPEQKLKGVVSLLRNEACQWWLTVKEGAQPKRLTWDFYKAAFQDRSMAKYEAEFLRLSRYARGMVATEYEHCTRFEDGLRENLRVLITLQKEHDFFALAEKAKIAEEVKRTERQNRDSERGKNKRDSEASDSVMRPKKNTRLDRPVRVGAPATLIRILPCGHYGRRHPGECWRTIRACLKCRSIEHHIRECPLRANQMQAPSSVFCMYRGSSKTT from the exons ATGACTGGGGACGACGCATTATCCCAGGCTATGTTAAGGATTTTGGAGATGGTTGCAAGGCCCAATGCTAGATCTGGGGGCCGAGGGTCGGTTATGGAACAACTCCGGTCCAATAGGGCTGAGCTATTCAGGGGTGTTACTGGAGTTACCCCTAACGTGGCCgagtactggatggaggccacGAAAAGAATCATAGATGATCTGGACTTTACCCCTGAACAGAAATTGAAAGGGGTTGTTTCCCTACTTCGCAATGAAGCATGCCAATGGTGGCTGACCGTTAAAGAGGGCGCTCAGCCCAAACGACTGACATGGGATTTCTATAAAGCTGCTTTCCAAG ATCGTTCAATGGCtaagtatgaggctgaatttctaAGATTGAGCCGCTACGCCCGAGGCATGGTGGCGACTGAATATGAACATTGTACCCGCTTCGAGGATGGACTCAGGGAAAATTTGAGAGTTCTGATAACTCTGCAAAAGGAGCATGATTTTTTTGCACTGGcagagaaggcaaagatagcagAAGAGGTAAAACGCACTGAGCGCCAAAATAGAGATAGTGAgaggggtaagaacaagagggattctgAGGCCTCAGATTCTGtgatgaggcctaagaaaaatacTAGATTGGATAGGCCAGTTAGAGTTGGGGCCCCTGCTACACTTATTAGGATCTTGCCTTGTGGGCATTATGGTAGACGCCATCCGGGCGAATGTTGGAGGACGATTAGGGCATGTTTGAAATGTAGGTCTATTGAGCACCACATCCGAGAGTGTCCGTTGAGGGccaatcagatgcaagctccgaGTTCAGTCTTCTGCATGTACCGAGGTAGTTCAAAGACCACTTAA
- the LOC108455791 gene encoding probable protein phosphatase 2C 28 isoform X1, whose translation MKKKRSKATEDAAAASHNKDESHYLREEEEEEEEEEEEDKTEIPNVTHGYDLVKGKMDHGMEDYVVVESRRINGHDIRLYAIFDGHSGRDVAKYLHTHLFDKMLSQSDFWRNPEGAIKRAYKEMDDEILEDVAGSRGGSTAVTAILIDRKKLMVANVGDSRAILCGGDGVKQVTIDHEPNKEKQVVESRGGFVSKKPGNVPRVDGQLAMTRAFGDGKLKEHITSEPDVRIEIIEPNTVEFIILASDGLWKVMSNEEAFDEIREYDDAQEASQVLIKEALARGSRDDISCIVVAFGWS comes from the exons ATGAAG AAGAAGAGATCAAAGGCAACAGAAGACGCAGCTGCAGCCTCCCACAACAAG GATGAATCTCATTACttgagagaagaagaagaagaagaagaagaagaagaagaagaagataagaCGGAGATTCCAAATGTGACCCATGGTTATGATTTGGTTAAAGGAAAAATGGATCATGGAATGGAAGATTATGTTGTTGTAGAAAGTAGGAGAATCAACGGACATGACATAAGACTTTATGCAATTTTCGATGGTCATTCAGGTCGTGATGTTGCCAAATATTTGCATACTCATCTCTTTGACAAGATGTTGAGCCAG TCTGATTTCTGGAGAAACCCGGAAGGAGCGATCAAAAGAGCGTATAAAGAAATGGATGATGAGATATTGGAAGATGTTGCTGGTTCAAGAGGTGGTTCCACTGCTGTTACAGCGATATTAATAGATAGAAAGAAGCTAATGGTGGCTAATGTTGGTGATTCTCGGGCTATATTATGTGGCGGAGATGGGGTGAAACAAGTAACAATAGATCATGAGCCGAATAAGGAGAAACAAGTAGTTGAAAGTAGAGGAGGATTTGTGTCAAAAAAGCCAG GGAATGTTCCTCGAGTGGATGGGCAGTTGGCTATGACAAGGGCCTTTGGAGATGGAAAATTGAAGGAACATATCACTTCAGAACCCGATGTGAGGATTGAAATCATTGAGCCGAATACTGTTGAGTTCATCATTTTGGCTAGTGATGGGCTTTGGAAG GTAATGTCAAATGAAGAAGCTTTTGATGAAATTAGAGAGTATGATGATGCACAGGAAGCATCCCAAGTACTGATCAAAGAAGCATTAGCCAGGGGGAGTCGAGATGATATCTCTTGCATTGTTGTAGCTTTTGGTTGGTCATAG
- the LOC108455791 gene encoding probable protein phosphatase 2C 28 isoform X2: MKKKRSKATEDAAAASHNKDESHYLREEEEEEEEEEEEDKTEIPNVTHGYDLVKGKMDHGMEDYVVVESRRINGHDIRLYAIFDGHSGRDVAKYLHTHLFDKMLSQSDFWRNPEGAIKRAYKEMDDEILEDVAGSRGGSTAVTAILIDRKKLMVANVGDSRAILCGGDGVKQVTIDHEPNKEKQVVESRGGFVSKKPGNVPRVDGQLAMTRAFGDGKLKEHITSEPDVRIEIIEPNTVEFIILASDGLWKDGMHACR; encoded by the exons ATGAAG AAGAAGAGATCAAAGGCAACAGAAGACGCAGCTGCAGCCTCCCACAACAAG GATGAATCTCATTACttgagagaagaagaagaagaagaagaagaagaagaagaagaagataagaCGGAGATTCCAAATGTGACCCATGGTTATGATTTGGTTAAAGGAAAAATGGATCATGGAATGGAAGATTATGTTGTTGTAGAAAGTAGGAGAATCAACGGACATGACATAAGACTTTATGCAATTTTCGATGGTCATTCAGGTCGTGATGTTGCCAAATATTTGCATACTCATCTCTTTGACAAGATGTTGAGCCAG TCTGATTTCTGGAGAAACCCGGAAGGAGCGATCAAAAGAGCGTATAAAGAAATGGATGATGAGATATTGGAAGATGTTGCTGGTTCAAGAGGTGGTTCCACTGCTGTTACAGCGATATTAATAGATAGAAAGAAGCTAATGGTGGCTAATGTTGGTGATTCTCGGGCTATATTATGTGGCGGAGATGGGGTGAAACAAGTAACAATAGATCATGAGCCGAATAAGGAGAAACAAGTAGTTGAAAGTAGAGGAGGATTTGTGTCAAAAAAGCCAG GGAATGTTCCTCGAGTGGATGGGCAGTTGGCTATGACAAGGGCCTTTGGAGATGGAAAATTGAAGGAACATATCACTTCAGAACCCGATGTGAGGATTGAAATCATTGAGCCGAATACTGTTGAGTTCATCATTTTGGCTAGTGATGGGCTTTGGAAG GATGGCATGCATGCATGCAGGTAA